A portion of the Acidisarcina polymorpha genome contains these proteins:
- a CDS encoding SLC13 family permease: MHGPAATRVSSKNAIIAARIFNVQISSALPILSTISTLRNGEDVSLVALWGAVTIAGVLAAILLRRLSPLAALVLIPVLTSLASGFGLRTSGFIISGIQSMASVISMFVFAILFFGVLTDGGMLNPLIHWILRIVGKSPIRIVPGTFLLALLIHLDGSGAVVFLITMPALLPLYDEVGIDRRILACAASLAAGVNFLPWTGPTIRAAASLHVSTISLFRPLLPVQIVGLLFALGICTWLGYREGRRLGRVENGTMIHAPVSTPPRSSVRFAINVALTLVVLAAAVTGKVEPAVCFMVGTVVALIVNVPNAERQRIQIEAHAKAAITMTAILCAAGASPASSKERGCSRPWRLPACISFPPVSELISRSCWRSWPCRLALSSIPTPSTSACFL; this comes from the coding sequence ATGCACGGACCTGCCGCAACTCGTGTCTCATCGAAGAACGCGATTATAGCGGCGCGAATATTCAATGTACAGATAAGCTCCGCGCTCCCTATACTCAGCACGATTTCGACTTTGCGTAACGGAGAGGACGTGTCGCTCGTGGCACTGTGGGGAGCGGTAACGATTGCGGGCGTGCTTGCGGCCATTCTCCTCCGCAGGCTCTCTCCGCTTGCCGCATTGGTGCTCATTCCCGTCCTCACATCTTTGGCCAGTGGCTTTGGGTTGCGCACTTCAGGCTTCATCATCAGCGGCATTCAGAGCATGGCTTCGGTCATCTCCATGTTCGTCTTTGCCATCCTTTTTTTCGGAGTGCTGACCGACGGGGGAATGCTGAATCCCTTGATCCACTGGATTCTTCGCATCGTTGGGAAGAGCCCCATTCGCATCGTTCCAGGGACGTTTCTGCTTGCGCTACTGATCCACCTCGACGGATCGGGCGCCGTAGTCTTTCTTATCACGATGCCTGCGCTGCTGCCTCTTTACGACGAGGTTGGCATCGACCGCCGCATTCTCGCCTGTGCCGCATCGCTCGCCGCCGGCGTCAACTTCCTTCCCTGGACCGGTCCTACCATCCGGGCCGCTGCATCGCTGCATGTCTCCACGATCTCTCTATTCCGCCCGCTCCTTCCGGTACAAATCGTTGGTTTGCTTTTTGCTCTGGGTATCTGCACGTGGCTGGGCTATCGGGAGGGACGTCGCCTTGGTCGCGTCGAAAATGGAACGATGATTCATGCGCCGGTATCAACACCGCCTCGGAGCAGCGTTCGCTTCGCCATCAATGTTGCGCTCACGCTCGTCGTTCTCGCCGCAGCGGTCACCGGAAAAGTTGAACCCGCGGTCTGCTTCATGGTGGGGACCGTGGTTGCACTCATCGTGAACGTTCCCAATGCTGAGCGACAGCGCATCCAAATCGAGGCGCATGCGAAGGCCGCAATCACGATGACTGCGATTCTCTGCGCAGCGGGTGCTTCACCGGCATCCTCAAAGGAACGGGGATGCTCGCGGCCATGGCGACTGCCTGCGTGCATATCATTCCCGCCCGTCTCGGAACTCATATCCCGTTCCTGCTGGCGCTCGTGGCCATGCCGCTTAGCCTTGTCTTCGATCCCGACTCCTTCTACTTCGGCGTGCTTCCTGTGA
- a CDS encoding LysR family transcriptional regulator, protein MRQVRAFLKVAELQSFTRAAAELHVSQSALTVQVKQLEEELGVLLFDRNKRGVAITAAGLDLLGPLQRIVLDSEAIVGYARDISAVRTGNLALAALPTIAADLLPRAMDAFLRTNPEVRITVHDVVADRVRELVTKAAVDFGLGTASRQDKELQAYPLYHDHLAAFVPASHDLARRDEVTLRELADCDLILPNRESSVRSIVEATFARAHVQAAVRYETNYMPTAIAFVRRGLGIAILPTSARDDNHEQVVCVRIRKPAMSRQICLLQRVDRSLSPAATSFLHTLRAEIASRNTQRRMVPDPLPEKR, encoded by the coding sequence TTGCGGCAGGTCCGTGCATTCCTCAAGGTCGCCGAGCTGCAAAGCTTCACGCGCGCGGCCGCGGAGCTGCATGTTTCGCAGTCGGCGCTTACCGTGCAGGTAAAACAACTGGAGGAAGAGCTGGGAGTGCTGCTCTTCGACCGTAACAAGCGTGGCGTCGCCATTACAGCGGCCGGTCTAGACTTGCTGGGCCCGCTCCAGCGCATCGTCCTGGACTCTGAAGCTATCGTGGGCTACGCCAGAGACATATCCGCTGTGCGCACCGGCAATCTTGCTTTGGCGGCGTTGCCAACGATAGCGGCCGATCTGCTGCCGCGCGCGATGGATGCCTTCCTGCGAACGAATCCTGAGGTTCGCATCACGGTGCATGATGTGGTTGCCGACCGCGTTCGCGAGCTGGTTACGAAAGCTGCGGTTGATTTCGGCTTAGGCACGGCCAGTCGGCAAGACAAAGAGCTTCAGGCGTATCCGCTATACCACGACCATCTCGCAGCCTTCGTGCCGGCTTCTCACGATCTGGCAAGGAGAGACGAGGTCACGCTTCGGGAGCTGGCAGACTGTGATTTGATCCTGCCGAACCGCGAAAGCAGCGTGCGCAGTATCGTCGAGGCCACGTTTGCGCGCGCACATGTTCAAGCCGCAGTCCGGTATGAGACGAACTACATGCCTACGGCGATTGCGTTCGTGCGAAGAGGTCTGGGGATTGCGATTCTGCCGACGTCGGCTCGGGATGACAACCATGAGCAAGTAGTCTGTGTGCGCATCCGGAAGCCCGCGATGAGTCGCCAAATCTGCCTGCTTCAGAGAGTGGATCGTAGCCTCTCTCCCGCGGCGACAAGCTTTCTGCATACACTACGCGCGGAGATCGCAAGCAGGAATACGCAACGTCGGATGGTTCCGGATCCTCTTCCGGAAAAGCGATGA
- a CDS encoding carboxylesterase/lipase family protein — MQIQYASRSIQLIGIFFVVATFVLPGIMKSQTVNTESGPVKGATADGVISYKGIPYAAPPVGALRWRAPQPPAKWSTPLAATSYGHDCMQLPFPSDAAPLGTTPAEDCLVLNIWAPEKAQAKKLPVMFWIYGGGWVNGGSSPAVYDGSQFAKGGVVLVSFNYRLGRFGFFAHPALTKENPAEALGNYGYMDQIAALKWVRRNIAAFGGDPDNITIFGESAGGFSVHMMMTTKLTDGLFQRAIVESGGGRAGLNSPRLHDPSAGGRPSAESIGVAFAKKNGIEGEDAAALAKLRALPAPAVVDGLNMASMGPAASTYPGPMIDGVIVRDELGAMYAAGMQHPLPMIVGANSMDIGFASAKTKEELFATFGPNAKAAQQAYDPDGTADLRLVAFEVGGDQFMVEPARFVAREVSAAGPTAYEFKFSYVADSVRKEWPGAPHATEIPFVFNTVSARYEKALTDADEKMANSVNAYWINFAKNGNPNGAGLPNWPAYKADSDQLMNFANDGPKAMADPLKIRLDVAEAKAK, encoded by the coding sequence ATGCAAATTCAGTACGCTTCCAGGTCGATCCAGCTTATCGGCATTTTCTTCGTGGTCGCGACCTTCGTATTGCCGGGAATCATGAAGTCGCAAACGGTCAACACGGAATCCGGCCCGGTGAAAGGCGCGACTGCTGATGGGGTCATCTCCTATAAGGGAATTCCATACGCGGCCCCACCCGTCGGAGCTCTCCGTTGGCGCGCCCCGCAGCCCCCGGCAAAGTGGTCTACGCCCCTTGCTGCGACCAGCTATGGCCACGATTGCATGCAGCTGCCCTTCCCTAGCGACGCCGCGCCACTGGGGACCACTCCCGCGGAGGATTGCCTTGTTTTGAATATCTGGGCGCCGGAAAAGGCGCAGGCGAAGAAGCTCCCGGTAATGTTTTGGATTTATGGCGGCGGTTGGGTGAACGGCGGTAGCTCGCCCGCGGTCTATGACGGCAGCCAGTTTGCGAAAGGCGGAGTGGTTCTGGTCAGCTTTAACTACAGACTAGGCCGCTTTGGCTTCTTTGCTCATCCAGCTCTAACGAAAGAAAACCCAGCAGAAGCGCTGGGCAACTACGGGTACATGGATCAGATCGCGGCCCTCAAATGGGTCCGCCGCAACATCGCCGCCTTCGGTGGAGACCCCGACAACATCACCATCTTCGGCGAATCGGCCGGCGGCTTTTCTGTCCATATGATGATGACCACCAAGCTGACCGATGGACTCTTCCAGCGGGCCATTGTCGAGTCCGGCGGGGGCCGGGCGGGGCTCAACAGCCCTCGGCTTCACGATCCCTCTGCGGGTGGTCGTCCCTCTGCCGAGAGCATTGGTGTCGCCTTTGCCAAAAAGAACGGGATCGAGGGGGAAGACGCCGCAGCACTCGCAAAGCTCCGTGCGCTGCCTGCACCGGCTGTCGTCGACGGGCTGAATATGGCCAGCATGGGTCCGGCTGCGTCCACCTACCCAGGTCCAATGATCGATGGCGTCATTGTGCGTGACGAGCTAGGCGCAATGTACGCGGCTGGCATGCAGCATCCTTTGCCAATGATTGTGGGCGCCAACAGCATGGACATCGGCTTCGCCAGCGCTAAAACCAAGGAAGAACTCTTTGCTACCTTTGGGCCGAATGCCAAAGCTGCGCAGCAAGCCTATGATCCAGACGGTACGGCCGACCTGCGCCTCGTAGCTTTTGAGGTGGGGGGAGACCAGTTCATGGTCGAGCCCGCCCGGTTCGTCGCACGCGAGGTCTCCGCCGCCGGCCCAACAGCGTATGAATTCAAGTTCTCCTATGTCGCCGACTCCGTGCGCAAAGAATGGCCCGGCGCACCCCATGCGACCGAGATTCCTTTCGTCTTCAACACGGTCAGCGCCAGATATGAAAAAGCACTGACTGATGCCGACGAGAAGATGGCGAACAGTGTCAACGCCTATTGGATCAACTTTGCGAAGAACGGCAATCCTAACGGAGCTGGCTTACCGAACTGGCCGGCCTACAAAGCCGATTCCGATCAACTCATGAATTTCGCGAACGACGGACCGAAAGCAATGGCAGATCCATTGAAGATTCGTCTCGATGTCGCAGAAGCCAAAGCGAAATGA
- a CDS encoding MOSC and FAD-binding oxidoreductase domain-containing protein, with protein sequence MSLLVSVNVGLPVDIEWQGKVVHTAVWKRPVAGRVMARRLNLDGDGQGDLAGHGGEHRAVMVYQLDSYRYWETHLARHDFEYGQFGENLTVDGLGDDEVCIGDRYQIGGALFEVTQPRVTCYRVGIRMNNPQMPALLVSHKRPGFYCRVIEEGEIGAGDEIVKVAEGPEHVTVQEIDGLLYLPGRTREQLQRALRVPSLSAGWKGSLAALADAEEKPGQGGNAGLAPSFTTPPMWRGFRTLRVAAVHPESVDVLSFVLESEDRNPLPTPLPGQFLIFKLKLDKDSDPILRSYSMSGPSGTGTYRISVKRAAGAGSRYFHDSIRAGDLLQVSAPRGSFTLAPGDLPVVLLSAGIGATPVLSMLHSLADSAANSMREVWWCYGTRNGKEHPFVAEVRTLLSGLPHGHSFVAYSKPEDGDQSGKDYDVSGRLNLSSLQQLQVPKEADFYLCGPAAFLRDFVADLKSWGIHDSYIHSEVFGSESAITPGIAPTTSVPPHPPAESVGAGPGVSFTRSGLTVPWDSRYGSLLELAEACDVPVRWACRVGVCHTCESGLIDGRISYAPEPLDRPVEANVLICCSTPQTAVELDL encoded by the coding sequence GTGAGCTTGCTTGTCTCTGTGAACGTCGGCCTTCCAGTCGATATTGAATGGCAAGGCAAAGTAGTCCACACCGCTGTCTGGAAGCGACCTGTAGCCGGCAGGGTGATGGCGCGCCGTCTTAACCTTGACGGTGATGGCCAGGGCGACCTCGCGGGCCACGGTGGAGAGCACCGCGCGGTGATGGTGTATCAGCTCGATTCCTATCGCTACTGGGAGACACACCTCGCGCGCCACGACTTCGAGTATGGCCAGTTCGGCGAAAACCTGACAGTTGATGGTCTTGGCGATGATGAGGTGTGCATCGGAGATCGCTACCAGATCGGAGGCGCGCTGTTTGAAGTGACGCAGCCGCGCGTCACCTGCTATCGAGTCGGCATACGGATGAACAACCCGCAGATGCCAGCGCTCCTGGTCTCGCATAAGCGGCCAGGCTTTTATTGTCGTGTCATCGAGGAAGGGGAGATTGGCGCGGGCGACGAGATCGTGAAGGTTGCCGAGGGCCCGGAGCATGTCACAGTCCAGGAAATCGATGGACTGCTTTACCTGCCCGGCCGCACGCGGGAACAACTGCAACGTGCTTTGCGGGTTCCATCACTCAGCGCCGGTTGGAAGGGATCGCTAGCAGCGCTGGCCGATGCCGAGGAGAAGCCTGGACAAGGTGGAAATGCGGGACTAGCCCCATCTTTCACAACACCGCCGATGTGGCGCGGGTTCCGCACACTGCGAGTTGCGGCGGTACATCCCGAGAGTGTCGACGTACTTTCGTTTGTTCTAGAATCCGAGGACCGCAACCCATTACCGACGCCTCTTCCCGGTCAATTCTTAATCTTCAAACTCAAGCTGGACAAGGACTCAGATCCAATCCTCCGAAGCTATTCGATGTCCGGTCCAAGTGGTACAGGAACGTATCGTATCAGCGTGAAGCGGGCTGCTGGCGCAGGGAGCCGCTACTTTCATGACTCTATTCGAGCTGGCGACCTGCTTCAGGTGAGCGCGCCGAGAGGCAGCTTCACGCTCGCTCCGGGCGACCTACCTGTTGTCTTGCTCAGCGCCGGTATCGGGGCGACCCCGGTACTCTCAATGCTTCACTCGCTCGCGGATAGTGCCGCAAACTCGATGCGAGAAGTGTGGTGGTGTTACGGCACTCGAAATGGCAAGGAGCACCCATTTGTGGCGGAGGTGCGAACCCTTCTCAGTGGTCTTCCTCACGGTCATTCTTTCGTCGCTTATAGCAAGCCGGAAGATGGCGATCAGTCAGGTAAGGATTACGACGTCTCCGGACGCCTGAATCTCTCATCACTGCAACAGCTTCAGGTCCCGAAGGAGGCGGACTTCTATCTCTGTGGACCAGCTGCTTTCCTTCGCGACTTTGTCGCGGATTTGAAATCGTGGGGTATTCACGACTCCTATATACACTCCGAAGTGTTCGGCTCTGAATCGGCCATAACACCGGGAATCGCGCCCACCACATCCGTCCCCCCGCATCCGCCGGCCGAAAGCGTTGGCGCTGGCCCTGGTGTTTCCTTTACACGCAGCGGTCTCACGGTGCCGTGGGACTCGCGGTATGGAAGTCTTCTCGAACTGGCGGAAGCCTGTGACGTTCCCGTTAGGTGGGCGTGCCGAGTAGGTGTCTGCCACACATGCGAGTCCGGGTTGATCGATGGACGGATTAGCTACGCGCCCGAGCCGCTCGATCGACCTGTCGAAGCGAACGTTTTGATTTGTTGCTCGACTCCGCAGACGGCGGTCGAACTAGATCTTTAG
- a CDS encoding DUF1624 domain-containing protein, giving the protein MDTSVAVDTSPTLAHSGRNYRVQSLDVLRGLLMVIMALDHTRDYFSSAGIDPTDPIHSWTALFITRWITHICAPGFILLAGASVYLQRQRKSAAILTRTLILRGLWLIFFEITVISFGWSFGFGMPILQVIWVIGISMIALAALQWLPVSVIALFAIAVIFGHNLLDPVHASKLGDWSDVWRIFHERGLLTFHEHPIALYGYPVLPWVGVMALGYCFGAVVTLSPERRQHLAALIGALSLAGFALLRFTHSYGDPGPGFNHLGTPAQTVMSFFSVQKYPPSLHYLLVTLGIVLLLFSLFDTAVERGWAPRLRSFFNVYGRVPFFFYTLHIFLIHALALLVARATSPNWRFWITPDVVFTSHFAGWGYSLPVVYLIYIFVVFSLYPLCRWFSRLKDRRKDWWLAYL; this is encoded by the coding sequence ATGGATACTTCTGTCGCTGTCGATACAAGTCCGACGCTGGCCCACTCGGGACGCAATTACCGAGTCCAGTCGCTGGACGTACTCCGCGGCCTCTTGATGGTGATCATGGCGCTCGATCACACCCGCGACTATTTCTCGAGTGCAGGGATCGACCCGACTGATCCGATCCATTCCTGGACGGCGCTCTTCATCACTCGCTGGATAACACACATTTGCGCACCAGGCTTCATTCTGCTGGCTGGGGCCAGCGTTTACCTCCAGCGTCAGCGGAAGAGCGCAGCCATTCTCACCCGCACCCTCATCCTCCGTGGGCTGTGGCTAATCTTTTTCGAGATTACCGTCATCAGCTTCGGATGGTCTTTCGGCTTCGGGATGCCGATCCTGCAGGTCATCTGGGTCATTGGCATCTCCATGATTGCGCTGGCCGCGCTGCAATGGCTCCCAGTGTCGGTGATCGCGCTTTTCGCGATTGCCGTGATCTTCGGACACAATCTCCTTGATCCTGTCCATGCCAGCAAGCTGGGTGACTGGTCCGATGTGTGGCGCATTTTTCACGAACGTGGACTACTTACCTTCCATGAACATCCCATCGCGCTTTACGGCTACCCGGTGCTCCCCTGGGTCGGGGTCATGGCCCTGGGTTACTGTTTTGGCGCGGTAGTCACTCTATCACCTGAGCGGCGGCAGCATCTCGCGGCCTTAATCGGGGCTCTCAGTCTCGCAGGATTCGCGCTGCTGCGTTTTACTCACAGCTACGGCGACCCAGGCCCCGGCTTCAATCATCTTGGAACACCGGCCCAGACAGTTATGTCGTTCTTCTCCGTCCAGAAATACCCGCCCTCATTGCACTACCTGCTGGTTACGCTTGGAATTGTCCTGCTGCTCTTTTCGCTCTTCGACACAGCGGTCGAGCGTGGCTGGGCGCCGCGCCTGAGGTCCTTCTTTAACGTGTATGGCCGGGTGCCCTTCTTCTTCTATACCCTGCATATCTTCCTCATTCATGCTCTTGCCCTTCTGGTAGCGCGCGCTACCAGTCCTAACTGGCGTTTCTGGATCACTCCGGATGTCGTATTTACAAGTCATTTCGCTGGCTGGGGTTACTCCCTCCCAGTGGTCTATCTCATCTACATCTTTGTCGTGTTCTCGCTCTACCCGTTGTGCAGGTGGTTCAGCCGCCTTAAAGACCGGCGAAAGGACTGGTGGCTTGCTTATCTGTGA
- a CDS encoding DMT family transporter: MAELILLSAIWGVSFLMIRIAASVFPPVWVGFLRASTGALLLWIVLLASGYKLPPRRLFPWLFLVALFNNAIPFSFFAWGERTVPSSMAAVVNATTPIWTLLLSLAVSRTRASLHVILGVIIGFAGVALVVFSRPSTQVTPREHGSMLFGILIIALGALGYAIATVIAKTKLKALNPLGLATAQLSLAALMLTPLALVGPHPAVISPAPILSILVLGFAGSGVAYLLYYNLLSHISATQVAAVTYLLPVWGIFWGMVAHEIVAPLAYGGVIVVIAGLALMNRPARPTPRLVEATAD, encoded by the coding sequence TTGGCGGAGTTGATTCTGCTCTCAGCGATCTGGGGAGTCTCTTTCCTGATGATCCGTATTGCGGCTTCGGTCTTTCCGCCGGTCTGGGTTGGCTTTCTTCGCGCATCCACAGGCGCATTGCTTCTCTGGATTGTTTTGCTGGCGAGTGGTTATAAACTACCGCCCCGCAGGCTCTTCCCTTGGCTTTTTCTGGTTGCGCTTTTCAATAATGCCATTCCCTTCAGCTTCTTTGCCTGGGGAGAGCGAACGGTACCAAGCAGCATGGCCGCGGTGGTGAACGCCACGACTCCGATCTGGACGCTGCTGCTTTCTTTAGCCGTCAGTCGCACTCGTGCATCACTACACGTCATCCTTGGCGTGATTATTGGCTTTGCCGGGGTGGCGCTGGTTGTATTCTCTCGCCCATCAACGCAGGTCACGCCGCGAGAACACGGTAGTATGCTGTTCGGCATTTTGATCATCGCGCTCGGAGCACTCGGCTACGCGATAGCGACTGTCATCGCCAAAACAAAACTGAAGGCGCTTAATCCCCTCGGACTTGCAACCGCGCAGCTCTCCCTCGCGGCACTCATGCTTACTCCGTTGGCTCTCGTCGGCCCACACCCGGCTGTAATCAGCCCAGCCCCAATACTTTCAATTCTTGTCCTAGGATTCGCAGGGAGCGGCGTCGCGTATCTTTTGTACTATAATCTGCTTTCGCATATCTCAGCCACTCAGGTCGCCGCCGTCACCTACCTGCTGCCGGTCTGGGGAATCTTCTGGGGTATGGTCGCGCATGAGATCGTCGCTCCGCTCGCCTACGGAGGAGTTATTGTCGTGATTGCCGGACTTGCTCTCATGAACCGGCCGGCCCGTCCCACGCCCAGGTTGGTGGAAGCAACTGCAGATTAG
- a CDS encoding LysR family transcriptional regulator, with translation MEGLLDLRQIRTFIEVARTRSFTKAAAQLYYAQSSITAQVQALEKDLGLPLFNRLGRQVELTEMGRQFLGHAEKLICVAEEARLSVQKNGNIVGPLVVSAAESLLTYRLPALLQGFQSAYPDVQLILHTGASCSSIAPLEAGVDLGITIDEPVEVPQLLVQRVRSERMLTVVAAEHALSKRKEISAVEIAEQQILLTEHGCSYRGLFERTLMQQGGRVNKLLEFASVEALKQCAVARMGVAVLPEMVVAEELKRGVLVALPWPQKRMHVYTQLVRHRDKWFSPVMSAFWTMATQLLREPTE, from the coding sequence ATGGAAGGTCTTCTTGATCTACGCCAAATTCGAACCTTTATCGAAGTAGCGCGGACCCGCAGTTTCACTAAGGCTGCGGCGCAGCTCTACTATGCACAGTCGAGTATTACCGCACAAGTGCAGGCCCTCGAAAAGGACCTTGGGCTTCCTCTCTTCAATCGTCTCGGGCGGCAGGTAGAGCTCACTGAAATGGGGCGTCAATTCCTCGGTCATGCGGAAAAGTTGATATGCGTGGCCGAGGAGGCGCGACTCTCCGTCCAAAAGAACGGCAACATTGTAGGACCATTAGTGGTGAGCGCGGCAGAGAGCCTGTTGACATACAGGCTGCCCGCGCTTCTACAGGGATTTCAGTCGGCATATCCTGACGTGCAATTAATCCTTCACACCGGCGCATCCTGCTCATCGATCGCCCCGCTGGAGGCAGGCGTGGATCTTGGCATCACGATCGATGAGCCGGTAGAGGTGCCGCAGCTTCTGGTGCAGAGGGTTCGCAGCGAGCGCATGTTGACGGTAGTTGCGGCTGAACATGCGTTAAGCAAGCGAAAGGAGATCTCCGCAGTGGAGATTGCCGAGCAGCAGATCTTGTTGACCGAGCATGGGTGCAGTTATCGTGGTCTGTTCGAGCGCACCTTGATGCAGCAGGGTGGACGGGTGAACAAGTTACTGGAGTTCGCCAGCGTGGAAGCTTTAAAGCAGTGCGCAGTAGCGCGAATGGGCGTGGCCGTTCTGCCCGAGATGGTGGTTGCAGAAGAACTCAAGCGAGGCGTGTTGGTTGCACTGCCCTGGCCGCAAAAACGCATGCACGTGTATACACAACTCGTTCGCCACAGGGACAAGTGGTTCTCGCCGGTGATGAGTGCGTTTTGGACGATGGCAACACAGTTGTTACGCGAACCGACCGAATGA
- a CDS encoding glycosyltransferase 87 family protein, with protein MDRLRDRGTVYWVERSTLVLLVFYMFAHSIPRAWSTLNTDFPNYYMTARLAHEGYDTSRIYEWVWLQREKDHRAVDDRIIGLIPITPFSTLVMWPLTALQPLAAKHAWLLLNLALLVPLGCILRSMTGLRYQRIALVFLLSFPLHRNFLFGQFYVFLLLLIASACWAYLRELYVLAGVLVAVAAACKIFPVLFFVFFLQRRSWRALTAGVVTGLATAGTSIAVFGWNLHRTYLHEILPWTLHGEGLPPYVTSSASISSVLHFLLLREPQWNPHPWHNSPLCYSLLQPVLQMLVLAPAILLIRKNDRTRDRILLEWSALLVASLAISTIPASYHFVLIALPMCVLMARLLQGRQYRWVAILSIVYVGIGFPMPSPSKTLGLAVLFYVPRLFLMLALLCGHYLLLWRDRPVRASSRDWTHYAWAAFMCASVVLNVSSTLHRERAVRQEYAFRVPLQTQAFMQADPQSAGTEVRYIALNQSGYHLMTAEGDKAWIDPFLNDDLSFSGNSAIGSTPQVWIERALSPRSKVVDLRDLSHVVLDDAREPMLSADGQSLGFVRDYRGRGRLMVQRGFKSNSATEGALTAASLNIYEASFLSEKEYAFSAVENGGPPQIYVTDGEHSNALLSLGESRYPALSPDGRWMAYSHLEHGVWNLWIRDESSGAIRRVVDVPCNQIQSSWESDSKTLIYGTDCGRSLWFTAVARRRVIP; from the coding sequence ATGGATCGATTGCGGGATCGCGGCACTGTCTATTGGGTTGAGCGAAGCACGCTGGTCCTTCTCGTGTTCTACATGTTTGCGCACAGCATACCGCGAGCATGGAGTACTCTGAACACCGACTTTCCGAACTACTACATGACCGCGCGGCTGGCGCATGAGGGATACGACACCAGCCGCATCTATGAGTGGGTTTGGCTGCAGCGCGAGAAGGATCATCGCGCGGTCGACGACAGGATTATTGGACTCATTCCAATTACCCCGTTTTCGACGCTGGTTATGTGGCCTCTGACGGCTCTGCAGCCGCTTGCGGCCAAACATGCCTGGCTGTTGTTGAACCTCGCTCTGCTGGTTCCTCTTGGCTGCATACTACGCTCGATGACTGGATTACGGTATCAGCGCATTGCGCTGGTCTTCTTGCTAAGCTTCCCGCTCCATCGCAATTTCTTGTTTGGACAGTTCTATGTCTTTCTTTTGTTGTTGATCGCATCAGCCTGCTGGGCCTATCTGCGGGAGTTGTATGTGCTGGCTGGCGTGCTAGTAGCGGTTGCCGCGGCCTGCAAGATCTTTCCCGTCCTGTTTTTTGTCTTTTTCCTGCAGCGCAGATCCTGGAGGGCTTTGACTGCGGGAGTGGTCACGGGGCTGGCAACTGCTGGTACGTCGATCGCCGTCTTTGGCTGGAACCTGCATCGCACCTATTTGCATGAGATCCTGCCATGGACACTGCATGGCGAAGGTCTGCCTCCATATGTGACTTCGAGTGCTTCGATCTCCAGCGTGCTGCATTTTCTTTTGCTCCGCGAGCCCCAGTGGAATCCGCATCCTTGGCACAACTCTCCGCTGTGTTACTCACTATTGCAGCCTGTGCTGCAGATGCTTGTGTTAGCTCCGGCAATTCTACTCATTCGTAAGAACGACCGTACTCGGGACCGGATCTTGTTGGAGTGGTCTGCGCTGCTGGTGGCGTCGCTTGCCATCTCCACCATCCCAGCGTCCTACCATTTTGTGCTCATCGCGCTGCCTATGTGCGTACTCATGGCGAGACTGCTGCAAGGCAGGCAGTATCGGTGGGTAGCAATTCTATCAATTGTTTATGTTGGAATCGGTTTTCCCATGCCCAGTCCAAGCAAAACGTTGGGACTTGCGGTCCTGTTCTATGTGCCTCGTCTGTTTCTGATGCTTGCACTTCTATGCGGACACTATCTTCTGCTATGGCGCGACCGTCCGGTTAGAGCTTCTTCGCGGGACTGGACGCACTACGCGTGGGCGGCTTTCATGTGCGCTTCGGTAGTCCTCAATGTGTCGTCCACTCTTCATCGAGAACGGGCCGTCCGGCAGGAGTACGCCTTTCGAGTGCCGTTACAAACGCAAGCGTTTATGCAGGCAGACCCGCAGTCTGCGGGTACCGAGGTTCGTTACATTGCGCTGAACCAGAGCGGGTATCACTTGATGACGGCGGAAGGGGATAAGGCCTGGATTGATCCGTTCTTGAACGACGATCTGTCCTTCAGCGGCAACTCGGCAATCGGTAGCACGCCGCAGGTTTGGATAGAGCGGGCGCTTAGTCCTCGTTCAAAGGTGGTCGATCTGCGGGATCTCTCGCATGTTGTGCTCGACGATGCGCGTGAGCCGATGCTTTCTGCCGACGGCCAGAGCCTTGGCTTTGTACGCGACTACCGCGGCCGAGGGCGGCTCATGGTGCAAAGAGGCTTCAAGTCCAATTCCGCGACCGAAGGCGCGCTCACCGCCGCCTCGCTCAACATCTACGAGGCGTCGTTTCTCTCCGAAAAGGAATACGCATTTTCCGCAGTAGAGAATGGAGGACCTCCGCAGATCTATGTGACCGATGGGGAGCACTCAAACGCGCTGCTCTCGCTTGGAGAATCCCGCTATCCAGCACTGTCCCCCGATGGCCGTTGGATGGCATATAGTCACCTTGAACATGGGGTGTGGAACCTATGGATCCGCGATGAGAGTAGCGGGGCAATACGGCGTGTAGTTGATGTGCCGTGCAATCAGATTCAATCATCATGGGAGAGTGACTCGAAGACGCTGATCTACGGCACCGACTGCGGCCGCAGCCTGTGGTTCACAGCCGTCGCCCGGCGGCGCGTCATCCCTTGA